The DNA sequence TCCTTTTTTCGATAGAGTGAAACGTGTCCAGGAGTGTGCCCTGGGGTATGTACCCAATGAAATTCTGGTAATGCAGGTACTATGCCGTCATTAGGAAGTGGTTGTACATGATCCCCAAGATTAACAGCTTCGTTAGGGAAAAGGGAAGATAGTTTTGCGATAGCACCACCTTCTACAGTAGGATCTGGTTCAGGGTAGCTTTTTTGCCCAGTTAAATAAGGGATTTCTAATTGGTGTGCATAAACTGGTACGTTCCAGTGATTAACCAATTCTATAATTGCTCCAACATGATCAAAATGCCCATGAGTTAAAATGATTGCTTTCGGCTTACTGTTTTTCCCAAAGCGCTCCTCCGTCATTTCTATGATCCTATTTGCTGATTCGGGCATTCCAGCATCCACTAAAACAAACTCATTATCATCTTGGCGCCCGATAACACACATATTAACTACTTGAATTGTGTAACAATAAATATCAGGTTGAACCTCTACTCCGACACCACTATTAATTGATGTAGCAGGAATAAATTTATAATCAGACCCGTAAGACATTTCTTTATCCATCATTAACACCTCCTTTTTCTTATCGATATTATTTCCTTGAATACATAAAATAACCTCTAAAAGTGAATGAGTGTGGAAAACTATTCAGTTCATGAGAAGAGGCGGGGGAGCAGTTGGTAATTTTAGGTTGAGATTTGCTTTTTCGGTCAGCATAGCCGATTGAATGAAGCCCGTCGTTAGATGAATTTTTGGTTTACGGTCAACATAGCTGGTGAATGAACCCCGTCGTAGTATGAAAAATGATCTAACGGTCATCATAGCTTCCGCCTCCAAACACGTTTTTTATTTCTCTCACGCGTAATGTAAATAAAGCTCATGATCGGAAAATGAATAGGGAAAACTCAAAACGACATGTTTGTTAAAGTAATAATGGATATTAAAATCGTGGAGGGAATAAAGTGTCCCAATGTGAGCTTTGTGGCCGTAATCATGTTGAAACAACTATTCATCATCTCGTTCCAAAAGAAATGGGGGGAACATTTGGTGCAACTGCAAGTCTGTGTATACCTTGTCATAAACAGATTCATGCATTATATACAAATGACGAAATTGCAGCCAGGCTAACAACGGTAAGCGATTTAAGGAATGATGAGAAATTGATGCAGTTTATCAAATGGATAAGAAAGCAACCACCAACGAAAGTGATGAAAATAAGAAAGTCTAATGATAGAAAAAGAAAAGGTAAATAATACCTCAAGAAGTATTAATAACCTTGATAGGTAGCCTTTCCACATCCTACTTTTCTACACTAATGAATAAAAGATCTTTTCTTTTTAAAATATCATGCTAAAATGTTGAATTATGACACTTTGTGACGAATAGGTTGCAATGCTGTTTAAAAATTGAATAAGGGGCAGGGGTTTGAATGAAGAAGTCTTTATTAGTTTTAATTGTAGTTTTACTTTCATCATTTTTACTAGCGTGTAGTGGAGAGACTCTAGGAAAAGGAAAAGCAAAGGAAGTAGAGGTTAATGAAAGTATTAATTATCACGATGAATTTGAGTACACTGTATTATCAATTGTAAGAACAGACAGCTATGAGTATGAGAGTTCCTTTGGTGCTCCGGCTACATTAGAAGCAGAAGAGGGAAAAGAAATTGTGATATTAAATATTGAGGTTACGAATATATCTGATGAGGAGCAGGGCGCATTTCAATCGCTTCATTTGTTAGATGGTAATCAAGTAAACTATCAGAAGGTTCTTTTTTCAAAAGATTCACTTTCAACAACTACACCTCTATTACCAGGTGGAAAAACGAGTGGCCCAGTTATTTATGAAGTTACAAAGGGAAATGAATTGGAATTTCGCATAGCAACTCTTGGAGGAGATCCAGTAGAGCAAACGATTATTCTTCCATAGTTTCATATAATAGAAAAGAGAGAGGGAGACTCGAAAGGTTGTTTTAACCTCGTGAGTTTCCCTTTTGTATTAATTAGCTTATTAGACACTTAAAAAAGCTATGTTAAATCTGTTTGTGATTTTCGCTTCAAGATACTCTCTTGAAGGGCATTGCTTTATGAGAGAACTGAGGTAGGTGGATCTTTGAGACTGCTGAAAAAGTACAAAACAATTTTTTTCAGTGCCTTTTATTTGTATTGCAGTCGCTCTCCTGACAGGAGAAACCCACTCCTATCAGGCTTTTTAACGATTGCGACGGCTACGCACATTGCTTAGGGGCACTGGAAAAGTGGAAGAACATCACCTTTTCAGTGCCACAGGCATCTCGCACTTTTCGTGAAAATCAACAATAGTATGAAGAATTGAGAATGTAGGCAAATGCTTTATCATTTCTGTCCGATTGCAACTCTATTTCGGACAGAGTTTCTTGTTTAATATTCAACTCTGTCCGATTGCTACTCTATTTCGGACAGAGTTTCTTGTTTAATATTCAACTCTGTCTGATTGCAACTCTATTTCGGACAGAGTTTCTTGTTTAATATTGACCTCTGTCCGATTGCTACTCTATTTCGGACAGAGTTTCTAGTTCATTACTCAACTCTGTCCGATTGCAACTCTATTTCGGACAGAGTTCCTTGTTTAATATTGAACTCTGTCTGATTGCTACTCTATTTCGGACAGAGATCCTTGTTTAATATTGAACTCTGTCTGATTGCAACTCTATTTCGGACAGAGTTTTCTTGTTTAATATTCAACTCTGTCCGATTGCAACTCTATTTCGGACAGAGTCTCTCGTTTAATATTGAACTCTGTCTGATTGCAACTCTATTTCGGACAGAGTCTCTAGTTCATTACTCAACTCTGTCCGATTGCAACTCTATTTCGGACAGAGTTCCTTGTTTAATATTCAACTCTGTCTGATTGCAACTCTATTTCGGACAGAGTCTCTTGTTTAATATTCAACTCTGTCTGATTGCAACTCTATTTCGGACAGAGTCTCTTGTTTAATATTCAACTCTGTCCGATTGCAACTCTATTTCGGACAGAGTCTCTTGTTTAATATTGAACTCTGTCCGATTGCAACTCTATTTCGGACAGAGTCTCTTGTTTAATATTGAACTCTGTCCGATTGCAACTCTTTTTCGGATAATTCTTAAACAGATCTAAAAAATGAATGGATAATTTTCTACATAATGTCTAGTTAGCTCATGTTAAAATAACTAGATAAGGACAAATTTCTAGGAGCGGAATATGAAAAAGACACTAAATGACGAAAATATACGAACTGTTAAAGTAATGTTACTAATAGTTATTGTTATTGCTCCTTTAGCAAATGCATTCGGTTATTTCTTTATAGGGCTTTATATATTAAGCTTCGTTAGTCTTATCTTTTTATTCGTATTTGATATGTACTTTAAAAGGAAAGATCAAAGAAGGAAACGCTAAAGGATGACTCTAGGTGAATAATCAACCAGATGAGTCATCCTCTTATGTAATAGCACTCTCTCTTTAATTATCAGCAGAAGCCTTCTTCGCTTGTCTTAAATAATAGATAAAAGCAGCGCCTCTCATGAGTCCCTCTAGCTTATTTTTATCGAGGATATCCATGCCTGCTTGTGCTCTTTCTGCTTTATCTACTGAAAACTTAGCTAATGTAGACGTTAAATGGTGAGCGGATTCTCCAGTATCATGAATAATTTGAAATAGTGGATCTAGCTTTGCTAGTTTCTCATTAACATCTGCAAGTGTTTCATTTGAGTTATGAATAACCCCTACCGTTTCTTTTGATAACTCTGTAATACTGGCCCCTGTAGTATTAATTGTTTTTGCTGTCGCACCTAACGTCTCCTCTAGTCGTTTTAATACAGGTCTAAGAAAAATAATAAGTACTGCAAACCCAATAGATAAAATAAAAACACCAATGCCTAACCAATCCATCCTTCATCACCTCTCCACAAAATTCTACTCTTTTAGATCTATTACTATCATAATAGCAAGGAAGAGCATCATATGCCTACTAATTAAAACGCTAAATTTAAGTTGAGTCACTTTTACGTATGGTTG is a window from the Evansella cellulosilytica DSM 2522 genome containing:
- a CDS encoding MBL fold metallo-hydrolase, coding for MDKEMSYGSDYKFIPATSINSGVGVEVQPDIYCYTIQVVNMCVIGRQDDNEFVLVDAGMPESANRIIEMTEERFGKNSKPKAIILTHGHFDHVGAIIELVNHWNVPVYAHQLEIPYLTGQKSYPEPDPTVEGGAIAKLSSLFPNEAVNLGDHVQPLPNDGIVPALPEFHWVHTPGHTPGHVSLYRKKDHSLLVGDAFVTVKQEYLYKVFTQEFEISGPPRYLTTDWQAAWNSVKKLASLHPALAVTGHGPPASGELLTNSLEKLVNDFEHIAIPDHGKYVNKYKH
- a CDS encoding HNH endonuclease; translated protein: MSQCELCGRNHVETTIHHLVPKEMGGTFGATASLCIPCHKQIHALYTNDEIAARLTTVSDLRNDEKLMQFIKWIRKQPPTKVMKIRKSNDRKRKGK
- a CDS encoding DUF4352 domain-containing protein, producing MKKSLLVLIVVLLSSFLLACSGETLGKGKAKEVEVNESINYHDEFEYTVLSIVRTDSYEYESSFGAPATLEAEEGKEIVILNIEVTNISDEEQGAFQSLHLLDGNQVNYQKVLFSKDSLSTTTPLLPGGKTSGPVIYEVTKGNELEFRIATLGGDPVEQTIILP
- a CDS encoding DUF948 domain-containing protein — protein: MDWLGIGVFILSIGFAVLIIFLRPVLKRLEETLGATAKTINTTGASITELSKETVGVIHNSNETLADVNEKLAKLDPLFQIIHDTGESAHHLTSTLAKFSVDKAERAQAGMDILDKNKLEGLMRGAAFIYYLRQAKKASADN